The genomic segment AGGCGGCTGAGACTGAGGGGACGGTCAccgctggggagggggctgggactgAGGGGGCTGTCACTGCTGGGGGCGGCCTCTACTGGTGAGACGGACGAGACCAGGCCGGCgcggccggggggtggggggttgggggtgggcaaACGTGAGACTGTCCCTTGCACCTGGTTCAGTGCGCAAGGCGGTGTGTTGGGCCCGGTGAGGACGAACTCGGGACCGCGAGGACCCGAGCCTCCCGTGGGAAGGGGCCTCGCCACCGACGCGGCGCCCTCCAGCTGCAGACCCGGGCCCACGAGCGGCCGGCCCGACGCCACCTCAGGGCTGCCGCGACCGAGTCCCACAGGGACGCCGCGGGCTCCGCAGGCGGGCGAACCGGAGGCAGCGGCGGGCGACGCCAGGGGACCAGGCCCCGTAGGCATGCGGCGCGGAGGCAGGAGCGGAGAGCGACCCCCCAACAGGGTTGCGCCCACGACCCGCTACCTCGGGGAGCGCAAGGCGGTGACTCACCTAGCCCGCGCTCCGGACGCCCCGCCCCGGCGTCACGAAGCCCCCGACATCCCGCCCCGGATCTCACCAACCATTGGCCGAGTCCCGAGGTCACGCCCCCTCGTAGGGCTGAGGCTGCGCATTGGGTGCGGCGGCAGCCAATCGGAGCCGCTCTTGCTGCAGCGTGGCGGCCGCCCGCGCCGCCGGAAGCGGAGCGACGTCGCGTGGGGGCTCGGTGTTCCAGCCGCTGCAGGCCGCGTGGGTGCTCCAGCCGGAGCCGCAGCCCAGACCGTTGCGCGAGCGAGTCAGGCGGGGTCCGGGCTCCGCAGGGCGGCGCAGCATGGGCCTCCTGAGCGCGGCGGCCCGAGTCGTGGTCCGCGGCGCGGACAGGATGAGCAAGTGGACGAGCAAGCGAGGGCCGCGCACCTTCTGCAAGGGCCGGGGCGCAAAGGGCACCGGCTTCTTCGCCTCGGGCTGGAAGTTTGTGCAGATAAAGGAGAAGGTCCCGGAGTTCGTCGTCCCGGACTTGGCCGGCTTCAAGCTCAAGCCCTACGTGAGCTACCGCGCTCCTGCGGGCGCCGACGCGCCGCTGACGGCCAGGGAGCTCTTCGTGGAAGCAGTCGCACCTGCTATCGAGAAGGACTTCAAGGACGGCACTTTCGATCCTGACAACCTGGAAAAGTACGGTTTTGAGCCCACACAGGAAGGCAAGCTCTTCCAGCTGTATCCGAGGAATTTCCTGCGCTAGGAGGCAGAGCAGGAGTGACCCTGGGTTTTACCTGCGAGCTGCAGACTGCATCGATCCGTTCTCACAGATCGTGAATCCCCGGGGGAGTGGGGCGGTAGTTCCCTCGTCTCATTTCTATTAAAGGCCTTTGCTACTCTATACAGCGTGTGTTTTTGGCATCAGGTCGTGTGAAAGTGCAGCACGAATGATTTTGGTGCAGAGTTCTCATACAGAGACTCCATTCCATTCACTGGAAACCCTTGGGAAGAAGTCACCTTCCCCACGAAAGAGTT from the Eulemur rufifrons isolate Redbay chromosome 7, OSU_ERuf_1, whole genome shotgun sequence genome contains:
- the MRPL41 gene encoding large ribosomal subunit protein mL41, with translation MGLLSAAARVVVRGADRMSKWTSKRGPRTFCKGRGAKGTGFFASGWKFVQIKEKVPEFVVPDLAGFKLKPYVSYRAPAGADAPLTARELFVEAVAPAIEKDFKDGTFDPDNLEKYGFEPTQEGKLFQLYPRNFLR